Part of the Zingiber officinale cultivar Zhangliang chromosome 6A, Zo_v1.1, whole genome shotgun sequence genome, CAAGCCTATGTAGCAATCACATGAAGCaataatcaagaagaagaaggaaagaaaagggCATTACTCACCAAAACAAGATCAGCTGAAGGTAAGAACTCCACTTGATGGGTGACATATATTACTGTTTTTGAAGCTAGATGACCAAGCAAGCATTCCTGCAATTCAGAAGATTATGAGGGGAAAAAAGATGACTCTCGAATGAATATGCTAATGATCTCTATGCTAATAAAAGACTAGATTTCCTATTTAAGATCACAGTCACACACAAAAAAGATAGAAATTAGAGTAAACCAGCTTTTAATTTGATACGTGCCAATTGTTTCACTATCAGTTTACAAAAGTACAATATGATCATTAAAGTTGGAGGAAGCAATGCATCCTACTTATGCTAGATAAAGGCTTTTTCATCTAAAGATAAAGACTTTCAACCACAGGCAGGAAATTCCCTACTTGACAGTGTGCAAACATCAATAAAAGTTGCAAAGAGTTATTTTTGCTAAAAGAAAAAACGTGGATATAGTTGGAAATTATTCAACCATAATGTGTAAAATATTGAGTCtaaatttaatctaaaaaaatTAATGTAAAGCCTATGAGTGAGGCATTACCATTATAGAAGTTCGTCAAACCATATTAGATTATGAAAAAAATGTGTACCTTAAACAGATGGGTTCCTGTGTGAGCATCCACAGCACTGAAAGGATCATCAAACAAGAAAATATCAGCATCGTGGTACAGAGCCCGGGCAATCTGAATCCTTTGCTTCTGTCCCCCACTTAAGTTGATGCCCCGCTCTCCTATCACTGTCTGGTCTCCAAATGCCAGGATCTCCAAGTCTTTCTTCAATGAGCAAGCTTCAAGCACCTTATCATACTTCTCACGATCCATCTCCCTACCAAACAAAATGTTATCTTGAATTTCACCACTCTGTATCCAAGGTGACTGTGGAACATATGCAGTTGAGCCACAGAGCCTAACACTTCCAGAGATCTTTGGCACCTCGCCTAACAGGCTAGACAACAAGCTTGATTTCCCAGAACCAACAGTGCCACAAACAGCAACTTTCATGCCACGGAGCACCTTGAAGTTTAAATCATTCAAGGTCGGAGAATCCGAAGAGTGATTCCACGAGAAGGTTCCATTTACCACTTCCACTGCAATCTCCGATGTGCCACTTGGGAGCCTCTCTGAAATATCAGAGTGCAACTCTTCGAGGCGTAAGAATGAAGCAATTCGATCAAGAGAAACCTTGGTCTGGACGATCATGGATATTGTGTCAGGCAAGTTGTAGATGGGCTCTTGCAACACTCTAAAAGTCGCCAGCGCCGACAGAACCTTCCCTGATGATAAGGGAATCCCCACAAGCATGCAGAATCCAAAAGTGATCACTGCCACAAAAATCGGCGCGCCCCAGAACACAAAGGTTGTCATGGCCGACGTGTAGACGAACTTCTTCAACCAGCTTTCCTCGTTCTCCCTCAGCTTGATTATTTTCGACAAGAACTTCATCTCCCATCCTTGCAGCTTGAGAATTCTCATGTTCCTCAAGATCTCCGACGTCGCCTTCATTCTCGTATCCTTGCACTCCATCACCTTGTCCTGGTACTTCTCCTGCATCTTCCCGAGAGGCACATTGGCCAGCATTACAAGGACCGTGGCGACCAGAGAGGCGACAGAAGCGAGGCCTAAATTGGCGTACAATATGAGCAAGGCGAGCGCGACCTGCAACGGAACCATCCAGAGATCGTGCATGTACCAGCTGAAGAGACCGATTCGGTCGGCGTCGACGCTCATCAGGTTGATGACCTCGCCGCTGGACCGGCTCTGCTTCGACCGACTCGATAGGATGAGCCCCTTTTGGTAGATCATGGCGACGAGGGCGGCGCGGGTTCTGATTCCAGCTTGCTGTAACCGGAAGAACCAGTGGCGCTGCGAGAGGCACTCCAGGAGCTTCCCCGCAATGAAGGCAGCCACAAGCCAGTAGCCGGCGCCGGCGAACAGAGGGTCGCCGTTGAGATAGCGAACGAGGAAGTCAATAAGATAGGGGCCCACGTAGGTGGCGAAGGTGTACACGATCGCATAAATGGCCGTGATCGCCACTTGCTGCCATGAGGTGAGAAGCAGCGCCTTGGCCAGCTGGAATGTGGTTACGGAAGAAGTGCCGCCGGTGATGGAGCAGGACTTGAGGTTGCTTTTGAAGACCGGAAAGACACCGTTAATGCTATCGCGTGCCTCCAGCTGCGGCACGTCGGCGAGGTCGAGGGTTTTCCGGTTGCCGACGGTGAGCAGCGGGCCGATCCAATAGAAGGTGAGTGAGCTGAGGAACCCAGCATTAGCGAACAAAGAGATGTTCCCTGTGACACTCTCTGCATTTGCAGAGACGCCGTTCAACAGCGGCTCCTCGACATCAGACACCCCTTCCGCCTCACGGGTGTTCCCAAAGAAGGCGACGGAAGTCATAATAAGAGCCGAGAAGGCGGAACCGATATCAAACGCCCATGCGGGAATGGACAAAACAGCTCGTTTTCTCAGGTAGACGAAATCGACGGCGAGGGAGGAACACGATATAAACAGGAACAATCCCCACCAGATCCGAAGAAAATTCGGAAATCGAGGAGAGCGGAGACCGACGGTGAGGTAAGCGGCGGTAGCT contains:
- the LOC121997822 gene encoding ABC transporter C family member 3-like isoform X2; the encoded protein is MSIVSFVAMPADAASSILQPVVVHGFFVSIHLLFLVALAFFWIKTATKHAGSAKRITERRKSLFRGLLISTSAAVGVFYLSLCVLTFLWYKDGRRWQRDQAVALGDAALRAVTWLATAAYLTVGLRSPRFPNFLRIWWGLFLFISCSSLAVDFVYLRKRAVLSIPAWAFDIGSAFSALIMTSVAFFGNTREAEGVSDVEEPLLNGVSANAESVTGNISLFANAGFLSSLTFYWIGPLLTVGNRKTLDLADVPQLEARDSINGVFPVFKSNLKSCSITGGTSSVTTFQLAKALLLTSWQQVAITAIYAIVYTFATYVGPYLIDFLVRYLNGDPLFAGAGYWLVAAFIAGKLLECLSQRHWFFRLQQAGIRTRAALVAMIYQKGLILSSRSKQSRSSGEVINLMSVDADRIGLFSWYMHDLWMVPLQVALALLILYANLGLASVASLVATVLVMLANVPLGKMQEKYQDKVMECKDTRMKATSEILRNMRILKLQGWEMKFLSKIIKLRENEESWLKKFVYTSAMTTFVFWGAPIFVAVITFGFCMLVGIPLSSGKVLSALATFRVLQEPIYNLPDTISMIVQTKVSLDRIASFLRLEELHSDISERLPSGTSEIAVEVVNGTFSWNHSSDSPTLNDLNFKVLRGMKVAVCGTVGSGKSSLLSSLLGEVPKISGSVRLCGSTAYVPQSPWIQSGEIQDNILFGREMDREKYDKVLEACSLKKDLEILAFGDQTVIGERGINLSGGQKQRIQIARALYHDADIFLFDDPFSAVDAHTGTHLFKECLLGHLASKTVIYVTHQVEFLPSADLVLCMKDGRVVQAGKYYDMLKSGTEFRELVGAHKDALAALDSIELDSDAPDNNAQVGNTDTKIGLGSPSLGINSDTQNGKADETYSQKGQLVQEEQREKGRVGFWVYWKYVTMAYGGALVPLILLAQVLFQVLQIGSNYWMAWAAPVSEDEEPPVSGSTLIYVYVALAVGSSFCVLMRAMLLVTAGYKTATLLFNKLHNCIFRASMSFFDSTPSGRILNRASTDQNAVDTDIPTRIGAVAFNFIQLVGIVAVMSQIAWQVFIVFIPVIATCLWYQNYYIGTARELSRLNGVCKAPIIQHFSETLSGSTTIRSFDQNQRFINTNFNLSDQFSRPKFHTAAAMEWLCFRLDMLSSLMFAFSLVFLISMPRGVIDPVASFSSQVFLALLSHMDLILICY